The DNA segment ACAACCCTGCCGCCGTCGACAAACTGTACCTTAAGCACGCCGCCTGCCAGCGGATGAATCTTCTCCTCAACCCTCAGTTTCACGGCTCCAGGAAGTCCTTTACCATGTTGCGCAGCATGGCCTCGGTCTGTGCCAGAAATGTATTATATGCGCTGATTTCAGCGTCAATCCCATCGTTTTTCGCGTGCGGCCCTGCGCCTATCAATCCAACCGCCGCCAGGATCTCATAGACCTCGGCCAGCGCCACCGGCTTTTTCATGGGCCGGGAGAGGGGCAGTTTGATCAGCCCGGTATTGGATAGGATATCGTGATTCTCGTACAGGAGGACCAGCGGTGGCCGCTTTCGTTGCCGGTCCGCAGCCAGCCGATCGAGTTCCAGGGCCAGCACTCTGGCATTCAACTGGGCCATCTCTGCATCCAGAAAGACCACCAGGATGGGGTTGTCCCGGTAGGTCTTCACCGCAATCGGCTGGCTTGAAGTCACAATCGAGGTGATCCCCAACACCTCGCACAGGCCTTGGATTGCGTCGCGGGTAGCCCTGTCGCGATCCATAATGAGGACACTGAATCCACCGGTTTCAGCGGCAGCCATAGCGCGTCAGCCCCCCGTACTTTCTGTGGCTTGCCAGGGGCGGTACCACGCGCCTGTACCCGTGCAGACAGGTCTCAGTGGCACTGGCGTCAGTGATCCCAGGGCGCGGTAGGCAGCAGGGGGCTGGCCTGGGCAGTCCCCACGGAGGGCGATTGGATGGTACGACTTGACGGCATATCAACGGGCCAAGAAATAAGTGCGGGAATTTAGCGGCCCGTCAGCCTATTTCAAAGCCGCCGCCGCTATCTGTATGGCGACAATTACGATCCAACCTTGAGACCCGGGGGTAAAGCAGCCAGTTGAACGGCCTGCTGCCTCACAGTGGGGTAGCGCAGACCACGCTCGACGCCGATGCAGGCCGGGACAAGCAGCGACCTGGTCGTCATCGACCGCCTATCCCGGTCTGACACGTGGGGCGGGCCGTGGGGGTGGCAGCACACCCGGGCAGCGGATCCCGCGCCTTACTTCAGAGCGTCAGCGCCCCCACGCTGGGGGGCAAGGCTATTTCAGGAACACCATCTTGATCGACTGGGTATACTGTGCAGACGTCAGCCGTGCCAGGTAAACCCCTGACGGGACCCTCCGGCCACTGTGGTCTAGCCCCGACCAAATGAGTTCATGGTTGCCCGCCTCGGTGACACCGCTGGTCAATACCCGAACCAATCGGCCGCCCAGATCATAAACTGTGATCCGCACCTCTGCAGGCTGGGGGAGGTCAAAACTGATGACCGTGCTCGGATTGAACGGATTGGGATAGTTCTGCCGCAGTTCAAACTTAGTGGGCAGGCCAGCTGCCACGTCCCCCGTGCCTAGGGTGCCCCCCTGGATTTGGAGGTTGTCGATGGCCCAGCCCCAGCCTACTGCCAGCGGGTCGGAGAACAGCCGGAAGCGGATGGCAATCGTGTCCTGCGCACTGAATGTGTCGGTGAAGTTGATGGTCCGCGTCAGGTAGAGCGACTCCGTTCCGGGGGTCACCGAATTGATACCCACGATGTTGGCGTTGTAGGCGGCGGTCCAGATGGCGGCTGCCCGTGAGTCATAGCCGTCCACCAGCGGCCGCCAGTCGACCCCATCCGTAGTACCCTCCACGATCACAAAGTCAAAGAAATTGGCGTTGAGGTAATCGCTGACAATGCCCTCCTCAACCAGCACGATCTCATCGAAGGTCATGACCGCCTCGCTCTGCTCCGCCACTATGATGGAAGCGCCCAGCTGATAGGTCAGCTGCGTTGCCTGTGGATAGGGGTGCGCCGTGTGAATGGCGCCGGATGTGAAGCCGGTGGCGGTGGTCACCGAGAATCCGGTGCCGAAGAAATCGCCGCTATCGCCGAAGTTAAAGTTGGCGCCGTATTGGGCCACGATGGAGAGCGGCCGGATGATCACCACGTAGGACGGCGTGCTGTAACTCCTGCCGTCCTTGAATGACCGGGCCTCTATGATCAGCGTCTCTTCGCCGCCGGCGGCATAGAGAAGCGCGGTGTCCTTGGCCGCCGCATTGGCGCCCAGCCGGAACGCGGCCGCCCCATTGACGAACACTGTGGTCGAGTCGTAGGCCGAGCGCATATCAAGGGTTGTAGCCACCAGGCCGTTGGGCAGCTGGGCGGGCTGGCTCAGCCTGGGAGCGAGGGTCACTGTGGGAGGACTGTAACCCGCTAGCTCCGGCAAGGTGGCTGTCCACAGGCCCCGGCCATAGGTGGCTACCAGCACCGTCTCATCGACGATGGCCAGCTGGAAGATTGAGACCTGCGGCAATCCATTGTCGGCATATGCCCAGCTGGCACCACCGTCCTGAGAGATGAACAGGCCAATCTCGGTGCCTGCCCAGATCTGGTCGCTGTCAAACGGCATCACCAGCAACGCGAAAAAGGCCACGTTGGGCAGTCCCCGAGTGCTGGTGCTGGATGAGGGGGTAAACCCGGAGATATCCTCCCAAGTTAGTCCCAGGTTGGTGGTCTTGAGAATCTTCGGATTGTCAGGGGCCGAAAACAGGAGGTATGCGGTGGATTCGTCAAGCGGGCTGGTACCAATCCCCGACGATTCATTTACCGACCGCGGCAGTGAGGTGGAGATGTCGGTGAAGCTAAGTCCCCCATCAGCGGAAACGTAGACGCCGCCGCCGGTGCCGCGCGGTATGTCAAAATCAATTTTGGACGTCGCCCACACGACCTGCGGGTTGGCCACCGATATCTCGACGTTGTCGAATGCGCGGTTGCCAATCCAGTTGCCCGTTATGGGCGTCAAGGTCCAGTTGGCGCCGAAATCATCGGACCGGTGGATACCGAATCTGCTGAGGGTGAAGACCAGGTCGGGATCGATCTTGCTCCCGGCGATCTTGGTGATGAACGGGCCATTGCCCGTCGCGCCGCTGGCCACCGCGCTCCAGCCGCTCCCGCCGTCCGTGGAGCGAATCAGCGTGCCCCACTGCGTCCCGGCCAGAATGAGGTCCGGGTTGGCTGCGTTCCACACGGTCTCAACCCCATCGCCGCCCCAGTCCTTGACCCACGGGGAGCTGGCCGTCGGATCGGCTCCCGAACGCCAGGTGCCGTTGTCCTGCATCCCGATGATGAAGACGTCCTCACCCGGCTTCTTGTCCACGCCGTATAGCTGGGTGCTCACCATGCCGGTGAGTTGTTGCCAGCTGTTGCCCGAGTCCGGTGATACCGCCAGGCCGCCGTCGTTGGCGTCCAGAACGCGAAAGTTCCCTGAGCCGTCCGTATCCATGATCGTTGCCAGGAAGTGGTGATCGGCGTGGGCGAACGAGAGGCCCTGTGAGTTGGGCCAGTTCCAGGCGATGGGTGTGGTGCTCCGTTCTGCGGTCGCCGGATTGATGTCCATGCGGTAGGTGTTCACCCCGCCGACGAATACCACGTTGGGATTGGTGGGGTGTACGGCAATGGTATTGTCAAACCAGCCCGCCACGTAGCTCAACGCACCCGAAAGACCAAAGGAATTGAACCAGTTGGGGTCGTTGCCCGTATCGTTCACCAGGACCCAGTTGGCGCCGGCGTCGGTGGTCATGTACAGGTCGCCAATCCCCCCCCAGCGCTCCACCGCCGCATAGAGCCGGGAGGTGTCGGTGGGGGCGATGGCAATCTCTGTGCGGGTGCTGATGCCCTGGTAAGTCCCCTCTTGAACCCCGTTGAGAAAGGCGCCCGCCAGTGTCGCCACCGACACGCTCCACGTCAAGCCACCGTCCACCGACTTGACGACCCCGATCTCATTGACCGTGGCGTAGAGGGTGTTGAAGTTCTGAGGGTTGCTGATGATCTGCTGGACCCGGTTGTCGGTTTGAGCGCCGAACACAATGTCGGGATCAAATACCTTCGTCCAGCTGCTGCCCCCATCCGAGGAGCGGAAGATTCCAGAGGTACGATTGCCCCCCTTGGTAGAGAGGTAGGTATAGCTGTTGTTGCTGGCCACCAGCACCACGTTTTCGTCGTTGGGGTCCACCACGATGCGGTTGATGGCCCCCAGCAATTCGCCCTTGGCGCTGTTGGGCAGTTGGCTCCAGGTATTGCCGTGGTCCACCGATTTCCACACCCCGCTGCCGGACAGGTCGATAATCCGGCCGTAGCCCATGCCGGTGCCCACATAGATCACGTCGGGATTGGACGCGCTGATGGCCAGGGTGGTGGTCGATTGCGTCGTGAGCTCCGGCGTCTTGGGCGTCCAGGTGGCGCCCGCATCGGCCGTAAACCAGATGCCCCCGCCAACCGTGGCTACAAACCATGAATTGCCGCTGGGGTCGGCGGGGTCCACCACTACTGCCCTGGCCCTCCCGCTCACGTTGCCCGGCCCGCGCTCCACCCAGGTGGGTGCCTGGGCCTTGGTGAGTGCCCCTGTCGAGCGCTGCAGGGCCATCCGCAGCTCCAAAACCTTATAACCTGCAGGGTACGTGGCGCCGTCAACGCCCGTCTTTACCTGTGCCAGCCCCTCGAGAAAGGCCCCCGGGTCCTGGGCCTTCGGCTTGGTCTGCTGCATCTTTTTGCGGATTCCCGCTACGGCGCGGCTAAGCCGCTGGGCCTCCGGGTCGTCCGGATCCAGCTGCGCGATCTGACGGCCCAGTTCCCTGAGCAATTCCTGGGGATCCACCACCGCATCGGCGGCTCCCCAGGCTGGTCCGGTCCAGGGATAGGCATAGAGGTAAAGGGCCACCAGCGTGCCCAGCAGGGCGCCCAGCGCCGTGGTCTTCATTCCGGTCGGCATGTTTGTCTGTCTCCTGAACTAGATTTGGATGCGGCCCGGCAGCACGAATCATGATGCCGGCTACTCCAGGTTCAGCGTCCTGGTCTCCTTGAAATGGGTCATGGCAATGGAAGTGTTCGTCCGCGCCACCCCGGCAGCCGGATTGATATGGTCGCGCCGGAACTTCGAGAGCGCCTCTATATCACGCGTCCGCACTTTGAGCAGGTAGGACCATTCGCCGGTCAAATCGTAACAGGCTTCCACCTCCGGCAGCCTGGTAATGAGTTTGATGAACGGCACCTCGTTTTCCACACCCACAACCAGTACCTGGATGAACGCGAGAATATTCAGGCCTACCGCACGCGGATTGATCCAGGTGTAAAAGCCCAAGACGTCCCCCCGCGCCTCCATTTTCCGCACGCGCTCATGAATAGTGGAGGTGGCCAACCCCAGCTGCTTCGCAACGGTGGTAAGAGAAAGCCTGGCATCTACTTGAAGCATTCTGAGGATACTCCTGTCTTTCGAATCTAGCATTGCCTTATCCTCCAAAGTAGTGATTATTTTCAAAAATTACCGTCATAACAACGACAAACTTGCATGAATTATGCACATATTGCAAAATACGGTCTCGGCACGGAGTTGCGGGTGGGGGCCGGTTGCCCGGGCGCGTCCCCCATTATTCTACAGCCCACGTGGACAGCGGGGCCTAACTGTGCTGATCACTCAAGGGTGTGTGACCCCGGTTACATTTCCAGCGCTGGCAATGAGCTAACTTACCACCCACATAGATTTATTTGAGAGGAATCCGACATGAAAGCGCTTATCTCATCGGCAGGTCTTGGTTTGATCATCGCCCTGGCCGGTTGTGATGCCCCCACCGCCGGAAATGGTGAACCAGCCTCGGCCACACTCAGCTTTATGGTGGGTGACAACTCCGCGCTAAGCAAATCGCTGTCGGGCCACGTGGCACTCAGCTCCGCGAAGCTGTTGCTGAAAACGATTCAGTTCCACAGCGTCGATGACGGCGATTCGCTGGACTTCAGGTCCGACGCAGTCGTGGTGGACCTGGACCTCACGGGCGCCCTGAACACCCTCGAGCCTATCGATATTCCCATGGGCGAGTACAACAAGGTCTCCTTCCGCCTCCACAAGCCCGGTGATGGTGAGGACGTGGGCGACCCTGACTTTGTCGAAGGTGAGAGCGGCAGTGACCGCTATTCCGTGGTCGTGGCGGGGACCTACGGCGATTCGTCCTTCGTGTTCAAATCGCGGCGCACCGCCAATCAACGGGTGGAGTTCGATCCTCCCCTGGTGATATCCGACACCACCGGCCAGGTCAACGTCACCCTATCCGTCGACGTGAACAGCTGGTTTATCGATAAGAACAGTGGCGCCGCCCTTGATCCTACCAACCCCGATGACGAGAGTAGCATTGACAATGCCATTACCGAGTCGTTCAAAGGCTTTGTCGACAACGACAAGCGAGGCGGCAACTAGGATCCACCGATGAGCGACCCACAGCGAAGCCCTCAGGCTTTTGTCGACTCCGTTAATCAGAGATCAAACGAGTACTTGAGCTGCGGATCCGCACCTCGGTGTGCCTGAGTCAGGCGCCCCGCCGCATACAGCGCCATGTAGGCGGCGTCGGACAGGTCCCGCGAATGCGGTTCAGGTGGTCATTGCAGAGAGCGTGATCTCCCCCTGGAACTGCAGGTTGGAGATCCCAATACTATTCACAAGCTTCAAGAATTCTGCTCGCCCAGCACATCTCGCGCCTTTTCCCTCAGCCGGGACTTAGCCTCCTCAACATCGCGCAAAGCATCCTGAAGTTGTTCGTGCTCTTTGGAGCGCACTTGCAGCCCCTCCGCAATGAACAACGCTGCCGCCTCGGAGCGGCTCTTCACGGCTCCGGTTTCGACCCAGGCGTCAAGGGCGTCCTTGGTCCCTTCATCGATACGCACCATAACCACCTGGTCCCGCGCATTGGCCCCTAGTTCGCGTACGGTGTCCCTGAGATCGCCGCAAAGACAAACGACCTTTACCCGTGCCGGGTCAGCATCATCGCCGGCCAGCGATTCTAAATCAATCCCGTGCTTACCTAATTCCTCTTCGATCATTTTCCAGATCTCACTACTGCCGAACTGTCCCTGAGTCATGTCGCGTTCCTTTCAATGACATGTAAGTTAATTACAAATTACTTAATTCGCAATTACAATGCCGCCAGAGTCCCTGGGTTCGATCCGGGTCTGGTCTACACTTGCACAGCGAAATACCCCTGGTTTCGCCTCCCACAAATAATCAGGAGTCTGTCATCACGTGCTCCGTAACTTGAAACCTGGATTTTCGGCTCAGTGGCCCGCTCTCCCTTGCGTCTTGGGCGCCGGGCTTATAAATTGCGCGCTTACAGGGTGAGCGGCCTGCGCACATTTTATTTGCCAGTGCTGACAACCGAGTCTTACAGATTTCCAACTGAAAGCGGCCAACATGAGTGTTACGTCCCCTCGGTCCGAGACAAGCTTCCACAGCCTCGCTGATCTCAAGCTGCAGATGGAGGCGGTCCCCTGGCATGATTGGCTCGCCAAGTACCGGGCGCCGACGCTGCCCAAATCGTTGTGGCAGCTTTTCAATTCACTTGCGCTCTACGTCATCGGGTGGGTGCTGCTGTACCATTCGCTGGCGGTAAGCTACTGGCTGACCCTGGCGCTCATGCCCATTGTGGCCGGCATGTCGGTCCGCATCTTCATCATCAATCACGACTGCGGTCACGGGTCGTTTTTCAAGCAAAAATGGGCCAACACGGTCGTGGGATTTGTGACGGCAACGCTCAACTTTACCCCCTATTTCCGCTGGCGCTACGAGCACGCCATCCATCATGCCAACTCCGGCGACCTCAACAAGCGGGGCACCGGCGGCGATGTGTGGACCATGAAGGTGGAGGAATACTTGGCTGCCTCACGGGCCAAACGGCTCGGCTACCGCCTTTACCGCCATCCGCTGGTGATGTTCCTCGTCGGCCCGCTATGGATATTCCTGGTGTGGCACCGGTTCCGCATCAAAAAGCAGCGCTCGCGGGAGCAGTGGAGCGTTATCTGGACTAACCTCGCCCTGCTGGCGGCCATTACCGGCCTGTCGCTATGGATCGGGCTGAAGGCCGTGCTCATCATCCAGCTGCCCATGTTTGCCATGGCGGGCAGCGCGGGCGTCTGGATGTTCTACGTGCAGCATCAGTACGAGGGCGCCGTCTGGGCCCCCAGTGAGGATTGGGACTACGCCACCATGAGTCACTTTGGCAGTTCCTACTACAAACTGCCCGGCGTGCTGCGGTGGTTCACCGGCAATATCGGCTTCCATCATATCCATCATCTCTCGCCGAAAATTCCCAACTACCTGTTGCAGAAGGCCTACCGGGAGAATCCCTTCTTTCAGAAAGTCACCACCCTTACGTTCTGGAAAAGCTTCAAGTCGGCCCGGTTAAACCTGTGGTGGGATATGGAACAGCGCCTGGTGGGCTTCCGCGAGATCAAGCACCTGGTCAAGGCCCAGACCGGCTGAACCCAGCCTCTACTCTATTCCCGGCCCGTCCGGGCTGCCGGATTCATCCGTATGCTACATTCCGTTTGTTTCCATGTAGCTGCTCTGCGATTTGGCTATTTCAGCAGCACCATCTTGATCGTTTTGGTGAACTCGGGCGTCAGCAGCCGGGCAATGTAGATTCCTGTAGGCAGCTCCCGGCCGGCCTGATCCTGGCCATCCCAGCTCAACTGGCGGTAGCCTGGTCCCGCGTGTGCATCTATCAACCTCGACACTTCTCTGCCGCGTAGATCATAGATCACCAGCCTGACATGGGCCCCATGGGGGAGGTCATATCGTAAGGTGGTTGCCGGATTAAAGGGGTTGGGGTAGTTCTGGGCGAGGTCGAATCTGGGGGGCAAGAGATCTGCCGCCTCCACAGCTATCACCACTCCGATTATCTCGGGAAGCATACGCCGCCAGATACCACTGCCGGAGCTACCGCCAGCGAAGATAAATGAATCGCTCACGGCAATGGCCTCAACCAGAGTATCCATCAGTCCCTCGTTGACCAGGCTCCAGCTCGCCCCGTTGTCGGTGGAAAGAGACACTTCTCCCCAATTGGTTAAGGCAAAGACATTGGTATCGCTGACGGCTAAGTCGAATACCCAAGGATTCGGCAACCCGTTACTCACGTCTGTCCAGTTCGCTCCGTTATCGGTCGAGAGAAAGACTCCGCCCTGAGCACCGGCGAAGATATTCGTGCCGCTGATGGCAAGTCGCACGCCCCAAAGTGGGCTTGGCAAGCCGGTATTGACCGCCATCCAGTTCGCCCCATTGTCGGTGGAAAGAAATACGCCGCCGCCATCGGTCCCGGCAAAAATCTTAGAGCCGCTGATGGCAAGGGACCAAACGTTAGTATTTGTCAATCCGGTGGTGCTGGCGGTCCAGGTGGCCGCGTTATCAGTCGACAGGTAGACCCCGCCACCATAGGTCCCAGCAAAGATCATCCCGCCGCTGACAGCCAAGGCCGTAACGATACTATCGGTCATGCCGGTACTTGACTGATTCCAGGTGGCCGCGTTATCGGTCGATAGGTAGACCCCGCCACCCCAGGTTCCGGCATAAATGTTCGTGTCACTGACGGCCAGTGCCCGAACCTCGGGAGCTGTAATGCCGGCGCTGGAGTTGGTCCAATTCGCCCCGCTGTCGGTGGAAAGAAAGACACTGCCACCTAGGTCGGCTAAAGCGCTGGTATCCGATCCGGCAAAGACATTGGTGCCGCTTGTAGCAAACGCATATACGTAGACACCTTCCGGAGCGTTGGTCAACACCCACTGGGCGCGGGTCTCGATGCTGGCAAGGGGAATACCCACCAGTAGCAGTGCAAGTTTAGCAGATTTTCTGTTCATGGCGTCACCCCTGTTTGAGTCTTAGGATTGTGCTTCCCCAGACTGTCGGCCCATCTGGGTTGGGGTCGCATTGGGAGCAGAGCTCGCCGCATCCAACGACCGCAGAAGCCCCTGGCATTAGGTCAAGAGTCGCATGAGAGTATCGAGTTAATAATTAGGTGATTATCTTTCCTGATCAAAATTACTGGACTTGCAGGTCCGCGTCATCACTGAATTATCAAAGGTTCGTCAAACTTTTGTCATTGACTTGGGGGCTGAAAACTCCGGGTCCGGACAGGTGCAAATGTTTTAGGGGTGAGGCAATAGGGGAATACTTTGGGAGCAAATCAGTCTTAGTAGCTATGACCTGCCCTCAGAGGTTGGATGGGGCTGAATTTTTCGGCGTCTAATTAGGTCAGTGATGAACATAAATAGTCCTGTTCGGAATCGATTGATGATCACTATATTCTCGCGAGCAGCCATTCATAACCCAAATTGATGCAATGATTTCCAGTACCAGGGGCAGTACAATGATACTTTTGGCCGACCTGGTCCTGATTGCGTTGGCGGTGCCCGGCGCGTATCGGGTAGCAATAAGGCCCGCGCTACCGGTCGATTACGCCACCGAGTCCGGCAGGGTTGTGATTTTAGCGGTGCCGGACCCTGCAGTTGGCTTCAACCTCCAGCCCCAAGACCTGATCATCTCTATCGACGCCCAGGCCGTAGCTTTCTCAGCCGATGTGGAGTTTCTCACGGATCACAAGAAGATCGGAGACTTGGTGGAGCTGAAAATCAAGCGGGATGAGGCTACGTTTTCAGCGACGGTACCTCTGGGGAA comes from the Candidatus Neomarinimicrobiota bacterium genome and includes:
- a CDS encoding T9SS type A sorting domain-containing protein, coding for MPTGMKTTALGALLGTLVALYLYAYPWTGPAWGAADAVVDPQELLRELGRQIAQLDPDDPEAQRLSRAVAGIRKKMQQTKPKAQDPGAFLEGLAQVKTGVDGATYPAGYKVLELRMALQRSTGALTKAQAPTWVERGPGNVSGRARAVVVDPADPSGNSWFVATVGGGIWFTADAGATWTPKTPELTTQSTTTLAISASNPDVIYVGTGMGYGRIIDLSGSGVWKSVDHGNTWSQLPNSAKGELLGAINRIVVDPNDENVVLVASNNSYTYLSTKGGNRTSGIFRSSDGGSSWTKVFDPDIVFGAQTDNRVQQIISNPQNFNTLYATVNEIGVVKSVDGGLTWSVSVATLAGAFLNGVQEGTYQGISTRTEIAIAPTDTSRLYAAVERWGGIGDLYMTTDAGANWVLVNDTGNDPNWFNSFGLSGALSYVAGWFDNTIAVHPTNPNVVFVGGVNTYRMDINPATAERSTTPIAWNWPNSQGLSFAHADHHFLATIMDTDGSGNFRVLDANDGGLAVSPDSGNSWQQLTGMVSTQLYGVDKKPGEDVFIIGMQDNGTWRSGADPTASSPWVKDWGGDGVETVWNAANPDLILAGTQWGTLIRSTDGGSGWSAVASGATGNGPFITKIAGSKIDPDLVFTLSRFGIHRSDDFGANWTLTPITGNWIGNRAFDNVEISVANPQVVWATSKIDFDIPRGTGGGVYVSADGGLSFTDISTSLPRSVNESSGIGTSPLDESTAYLLFSAPDNPKILKTTNLGLTWEDISGFTPSSSTSTRGLPNVAFFALLVMPFDSDQIWAGTEIGLFISQDGGASWAYADNGLPQVSIFQLAIVDETVLVATYGRGLWTATLPELAGYSPPTVTLAPRLSQPAQLPNGLVATTLDMRSAYDSTTVFVNGAAAFRLGANAAAKDTALLYAAGGEETLIIEARSFKDGRSYSTPSYVVIIRPLSIVAQYGANFNFGDSGDFFGTGFSVTTATGFTSGAIHTAHPYPQATQLTYQLGASIIVAEQSEAVMTFDEIVLVEEGIVSDYLNANFFDFVIVEGTTDGVDWRPLVDGYDSRAAAIWTAAYNANIVGINSVTPGTESLYLTRTINFTDTFSAQDTIAIRFRLFSDPLAVGWGWAIDNLQIQGGTLGTGDVAAGLPTKFELRQNYPNPFNPSTVISFDLPQPAEVRITVYDLGGRLVRVLTSGVTEAGNHELIWSGLDHSGRRVPSGVYLARLTSAQYTQSIKMVFLK
- a CDS encoding fatty acid desaturase; this translates as MSVTSPRSETSFHSLADLKLQMEAVPWHDWLAKYRAPTLPKSLWQLFNSLALYVIGWVLLYHSLAVSYWLTLALMPIVAGMSVRIFIINHDCGHGSFFKQKWANTVVGFVTATLNFTPYFRWRYEHAIHHANSGDLNKRGTGGDVWTMKVEEYLAASRAKRLGYRLYRHPLVMFLVGPLWIFLVWHRFRIKKQRSREQWSVIWTNLALLAAITGLSLWIGLKAVLIIQLPMFAMAGSAGVWMFYVQHQYEGAVWAPSEDWDYATMSHFGSSYYKLPGVLRWFTGNIGFHHIHHLSPKIPNYLLQKAYRENPFFQKVTTLTFWKSFKSARLNLWWDMEQRLVGFREIKHLVKAQTG
- a CDS encoding Lrp/AsnC family transcriptional regulator, producing the protein MLDSKDRSILRMLQVDARLSLTTVAKQLGLATSTIHERVRKMEARGDVLGFYTWINPRAVGLNILAFIQVLVVGVENEVPFIKLITRLPEVEACYDLTGEWSYLLKVRTRDIEALSKFRRDHINPAAGVARTNTSIAMTHFKETRTLNLE
- a CDS encoding T9SS type A sorting domain-containing protein encodes the protein MNRKSAKLALLLVGIPLASIETRAQWVLTNAPEGVYVYAFATSGTNVFAGSDTSALADLGGSVFLSTDSGANWTNSSAGITAPEVRALAVSDTNIYAGTWGGGVYLSTDNAATWNQSSTGMTDSIVTALAVSGGMIFAGTYGGGVYLSTDNAATWTASTTGLTNTNVWSLAISGSKIFAGTDGGGVFLSTDNGANWMAVNTGLPSPLWGVRLAISGTNIFAGAQGGVFLSTDNGANWTDVSNGLPNPWVFDLAVSDTNVFALTNWGEVSLSTDNGASWSLVNEGLMDTLVEAIAVSDSFIFAGGSSGSGIWRRMLPEIIGVVIAVEAADLLPPRFDLAQNYPNPFNPATTLRYDLPHGAHVRLVIYDLRGREVSRLIDAHAGPGYRQLSWDGQDQAGRELPTGIYIARLLTPEFTKTIKMVLLK